Proteins encoded within one genomic window of Lysinibacillus sphaericus:
- a CDS encoding ATP-dependent Clp protease ATP-binding subunit, with the protein MMFNRFTQRAQKVLQLAQEEAIRWKHESIGTEHILLGLIREGGGIAAKALEAIDISPQMIEAGIEELVGKGTEDVGPIVHYTPRAKKVIELSVDESRKLGHSYIGTEHLLLALIREGEGVAARVLNNAGVGLNKARQQVLLLLGNNDNAQSGQQATQAANTPTLDSLARDLTQIAREGSLDPVIGRSKEITRVIEVLSRRTKNNPVLIGEPGVGKTAIAEGLAQQIINNEVPEILRDKRVMTLDMGTVVAGTKYRGEFEDRLKKVMDEIRQAGNVILFIDELHTLIGAGGAEGAIDASNILKPSLARGELQCIGATTLDEYRKYIEKDAALERRFQPIQVDEPTVEEAIQIIHGLRDRYEAHHRVKITDEAIEAAAKMSDRYISDRFLPDKAIDLIDEAGSKVRLRSFAVPPNLKALEDKLENVRSEKNAAVSGQEFEKAASLRDTEQKLKDEIETTRKTWKEEQGKAESKVTVDDVAAVVSMWTGIPVAKIAHEESAKLLQLEEELHKRVVGQGEAVEAISRAIRRARAGLKDPKRPIGSFIFLGPTGVGKTELARALAEVMFGDEDAMIRVDMSEYMEKHSTSRLVGSPPGYVGFDDGGQLTEKVRRKPYSVVLLDEIEKAHPDVFNILLQVLEDGRLTDSKGRVVDFRNTVVIMTSNVGADALKYQKNLGFSLGSSESKHKDMKGTMLEELKKAFRPEFLNRIDEMIVFHSLEKEHLKEIISMMANTLTKRLQEQDITLELTDAALNKIAEEGYDPQYGARPLRRALQKQVEDRLSEELLKGNVEKGNQVVIDYVNDEFVVKKKEGVSISK; encoded by the coding sequence ATGATGTTTAATCGTTTTACACAACGCGCACAAAAAGTATTACAACTTGCACAGGAAGAGGCAATTCGTTGGAAGCACGAATCAATAGGAACAGAGCACATTCTTTTAGGGCTTATTCGTGAAGGCGGTGGTATTGCAGCGAAAGCATTAGAAGCCATCGATATTAGCCCTCAAATGATTGAAGCGGGGATTGAAGAGTTAGTTGGAAAAGGAACAGAGGATGTTGGACCAATCGTTCATTACACACCACGTGCCAAAAAGGTAATTGAACTATCTGTCGATGAGTCACGTAAATTAGGCCATTCCTATATCGGTACGGAGCACTTACTATTAGCGCTTATTCGTGAAGGTGAGGGTGTAGCCGCTCGTGTGTTAAACAATGCAGGTGTAGGCTTAAACAAAGCTCGTCAGCAAGTATTACTGTTGTTAGGCAATAATGATAACGCACAATCTGGACAACAAGCGACGCAGGCTGCAAATACGCCGACTTTAGATAGCTTGGCGCGCGATTTAACTCAAATCGCTCGTGAAGGTTCGCTAGACCCTGTGATTGGTCGCAGCAAGGAAATTACACGCGTTATTGAAGTACTATCACGCCGTACGAAAAATAACCCTGTGCTAATTGGTGAGCCTGGTGTAGGTAAAACGGCAATCGCTGAAGGCTTAGCACAACAAATTATTAACAACGAAGTACCAGAAATTTTGCGTGATAAACGTGTTATGACGCTTGATATGGGGACAGTTGTAGCCGGTACTAAATACCGTGGTGAATTTGAAGATCGCTTGAAAAAAGTGATGGATGAAATTCGACAAGCAGGCAATGTTATTTTATTCATTGATGAATTGCATACATTAATCGGTGCTGGGGGAGCAGAAGGTGCAATTGATGCATCAAACATTTTAAAACCATCCCTAGCACGTGGAGAATTACAATGTATTGGTGCTACAACATTAGATGAGTACCGCAAGTACATCGAAAAGGATGCAGCGTTAGAGCGCCGTTTCCAACCAATTCAAGTGGATGAACCAACTGTTGAAGAAGCAATTCAAATTATTCACGGTTTACGCGATCGCTATGAGGCGCATCACCGTGTGAAAATTACAGATGAAGCAATTGAAGCAGCGGCAAAAATGAGTGATCGTTATATTTCAGACCGCTTCTTGCCTGACAAAGCCATCGACTTAATTGATGAAGCAGGGTCAAAAGTTCGCTTACGTTCATTTGCGGTGCCACCAAACTTAAAAGCACTAGAAGATAAACTTGAAAATGTTCGTTCTGAAAAAAATGCGGCTGTGTCTGGTCAGGAATTTGAAAAGGCTGCTTCGTTAAGAGATACAGAGCAAAAGCTAAAAGACGAAATTGAAACGACACGTAAAACATGGAAAGAAGAACAAGGCAAAGCAGAATCGAAAGTAACAGTTGACGATGTGGCAGCAGTCGTTTCTATGTGGACTGGAATACCAGTAGCTAAGATTGCCCATGAAGAATCAGCTAAACTATTACAACTTGAAGAAGAGTTACACAAGCGTGTTGTGGGTCAAGGCGAGGCAGTCGAGGCAATTTCTCGTGCAATTCGACGCGCAAGAGCGGGCTTAAAAGATCCAAAACGTCCAATCGGTTCATTTATTTTCCTTGGTCCTACTGGGGTCGGAAAAACGGAACTTGCAAGAGCGTTAGCAGAAGTAATGTTCGGTGATGAAGATGCGATGATTCGCGTTGACATGTCTGAATATATGGAGAAACATTCGACTTCACGTTTAGTCGGCTCACCTCCTGGTTATGTAGGTTTTGATGATGGTGGTCAGTTAACAGAAAAAGTTCGACGTAAACCATATTCTGTTGTGCTTCTTGATGAAATTGAGAAAGCTCATCCAGATGTTTTCAATATTTTACTTCAAGTGCTGGAAGATGGTCGTTTAACAGATTCTAAAGGACGTGTCGTTGATTTCCGTAATACGGTTGTTATTATGACTTCAAACGTCGGTGCGGATGCGCTAAAATATCAAAAAAATCTTGGCTTCAGCTTAGGAAGCTCAGAGTCGAAACATAAAGATATGAAGGGCACAATGCTTGAAGAATTGAAAAAAGCATTCCGTCCTGAATTCCTAAACCGTATCGACGAAATGATTGTGTTCCATTCATTAGAAAAAGAACACTTAAAAGAAATCATTTCAATGATGGCCAATACGCTAACAAAACGTCTGCAAGAACAAGATATTACGTTAGAGTTAACAGATGCAGCACTCAATAAAATTGCAGAGGAAGGCTACGACCCTCAATATGGTGCTCGTCCACTCCGTCGTGCATTGCAAAAACAAGTGGAAGACCGTCTATCGGAGGAACTGCTGAAAGGCAATGTAGAAAAAGGAAACCAAGTCGTCATTGATTATGTGAATGATGAATTCGTCGTGAAGAAAAAAGAAGGCGTTTCAATTTCCAAATAA
- a CDS encoding CtsR family transcriptional regulator yields MRNISDIIEGYLKQVLELGGEGHIEIKRSEIADKFQCVPSQINYVINTRFTAERGYLVESKRGGGGYIRILRVRANSQIDLIDDVLLQIEGGASQTVAEDLVYRLIDEQVISKREAKLMLAAVDRSTLDLQLPLRDSIRAKILRAMLTTIKYEKQK; encoded by the coding sequence ATGCGTAATATTTCAGACATCATAGAAGGCTACTTAAAGCAAGTACTTGAATTAGGTGGAGAAGGGCATATTGAAATTAAACGAAGTGAAATTGCAGATAAATTTCAATGTGTGCCCTCACAAATAAATTATGTAATTAATACAAGATTTACAGCCGAGCGGGGTTACCTTGTTGAAAGTAAACGAGGTGGGGGTGGATACATTCGAATTTTACGTGTCCGTGCAAACTCACAAATTGATTTGATTGATGATGTGCTCCTACAAATTGAAGGTGGAGCCTCGCAAACAGTGGCGGAGGATTTAGTATATCGTTTAATTGACGAGCAGGTTATTTCAAAGCGAGAAGCGAAATTAATGTTAGCAGCGGTTGACCGTTCGACTTTAGATTTGCAGCTACCTTTACGGGATAGCATTCGAGCGAAAATTTTGCGAGCGATGTTAACCACTATAAAATACGAAAAGCAAAAGTAA
- a CDS encoding class I SAM-dependent methyltransferase: MEFNSTLANEYEKGIRRTLPSYDTMLRLTKTFYQSALQENASFLVVGSGSGNEILQLAEQRPQWSFVGIDPSEAMLEIAENRLHSLPNAISLLQGTMLTAPIPATKFDAASCILVLHFIISYEEKLATLKGIASHLKSGAPFVLVSKYGQLNSSDTELQFDLWRAYWQQHTKLSTTDLASMEQSIRSLSFMREDDIVTLLQQAGFTQPSRFFATTLFGGWICYKE; encoded by the coding sequence ATGGAATTTAACAGCACACTTGCGAACGAATATGAAAAAGGCATTCGTCGTACTTTACCGAGTTACGATACGATGCTACGTTTAACGAAAACTTTTTATCAATCCGCTTTACAAGAGAATGCTAGTTTTTTAGTTGTTGGTTCAGGCAGTGGCAATGAAATACTACAGTTAGCTGAACAAAGGCCACAGTGGTCCTTTGTCGGTATCGATCCATCTGAAGCCATGTTGGAAATTGCAGAAAACCGTCTACATTCACTACCAAATGCGATTTCATTACTACAAGGCACCATGCTAACTGCACCAATCCCTGCAACAAAGTTTGATGCTGCTAGCTGTATACTTGTACTTCATTTTATTATTTCCTATGAGGAGAAGCTTGCTACATTAAAAGGGATTGCAAGCCATTTAAAATCAGGGGCACCATTTGTGCTTGTTTCTAAATATGGACAGCTTAACTCTTCTGACACAGAGCTACAATTTGACCTATGGCGCGCATATTGGCAGCAGCACACAAAACTTTCCACTACTGATTTAGCTAGCATGGAGCAGTCCATTCGCTCGCTTTCATTTATGCGTGAAGATGACATTGTTACGCTTCTACAGCAGGCAGGCTTTACACAGCCATCACGATTTTTTGCAACGACATTATTTGGTGGTTGGATATGCTATAAAGAGTAA
- a CDS encoding protein arginine kinase codes for MMIESFLARATPAWMEMEDDYSDIVISTRIRLARNLDGYRFPLVFSENEALQVEQAVTHAIQDSPKLQERYSYFSIKDLTPLQRQILVEKHLISPQLAKKEQVGSMLLSEDESICIMVNEEDHLRIQCMTASFQLQKAYEEANKIDRALEGALPYAFRDTFGYLTSCPTNIGTGLRASVMMHLPALTLTGQMNQIINAMTRLGMTVRGIYGEGSENLGNVYQVSNQITLGKTEEDILADIQSVAEKIIQKERQARNKLMEKAELALEDRIYRALGTLTHARILTSEEAATCLSNVRLGVDLQLIQNIKATTLNECVVSMQPGFLQHYAGEALPPAERDRVRAKMLREALFLETMSKPTIGGKGEDSYDV; via the coding sequence ATGATGATTGAATCGTTTTTAGCGCGAGCTACACCTGCATGGATGGAAATGGAGGATGATTATTCAGATATCGTCATCAGTACACGCATTCGGCTTGCTCGAAACTTAGACGGCTATCGTTTCCCTTTAGTTTTTTCAGAAAATGAAGCGTTACAAGTAGAGCAGGCTGTGACACATGCCATTCAAGACAGTCCGAAACTTCAAGAAAGATATTCTTATTTTTCCATAAAAGATTTAACACCGTTACAACGTCAAATTTTAGTTGAAAAGCATTTAATTAGTCCACAGCTTGCGAAAAAAGAGCAAGTCGGCTCCATGTTGCTATCTGAAGATGAATCAATTTGCATTATGGTGAACGAAGAAGACCATTTACGCATTCAATGTATGACGGCGAGTTTTCAACTTCAGAAGGCATACGAGGAAGCAAATAAAATTGATCGTGCCTTAGAAGGAGCCTTGCCATATGCATTTCGAGATACTTTCGGCTATTTAACAAGTTGCCCAACGAATATTGGTACTGGCTTACGTGCTTCGGTTATGATGCACCTTCCCGCACTTACACTGACAGGTCAGATGAATCAAATTATCAATGCAATGACGCGTTTAGGGATGACTGTCAGGGGTATATACGGTGAAGGTAGCGAAAATTTAGGTAATGTTTACCAAGTATCGAATCAGATTACACTAGGTAAAACAGAAGAAGATATTTTAGCAGACATTCAAAGTGTTGCAGAAAAAATTATTCAAAAAGAACGGCAGGCAAGAAATAAGCTAATGGAAAAAGCGGAACTTGCCTTAGAAGATCGGATATACAGAGCTTTAGGTACATTAACGCATGCACGCATTTTAACAAGTGAGGAAGCGGCAACCTGTCTATCGAATGTACGTTTAGGTGTAGATTTACAGTTGATTCAAAATATTAAAGCAACCACATTGAACGAGTGTGTGGTCAGTATGCAACCAGGGTTTTTACAGCACTATGCAGGAGAAGCTTTACCACCTGCTGAACGAGATCGAGTTCGAGCAAAAATGCTGCGAGAGGCATTATTTCTTGAAACAATGAGTAAGCCTACTATAGGGGGAAAAGGAGAGGATTCATATGATGTTTAA
- a CDS encoding DUF4870 domain-containing protein, with protein sequence METKWSKVIIHASAFFAPFLVPIIFFLISSEEEVKNVSVQALLFQIAMGVLIVIASILSIVLIGLPFLLIFIAMVYIVPIIGIVKAISEEPWRYPIVGRWV encoded by the coding sequence ATGGAAACAAAATGGTCTAAGGTCATCATACATGCCAGTGCGTTTTTTGCGCCATTTTTAGTGCCGATTATATTTTTCTTAATTAGTTCGGAAGAAGAAGTGAAAAACGTTTCTGTGCAAGCTTTATTGTTCCAAATCGCAATGGGCGTACTAATTGTCATTGCCAGCATTTTAAGTATTGTATTAATTGGTTTACCTTTCTTACTAATATTTATCGCTATGGTATACATCGTACCAATTATCGGAATCGTAAAGGCTATTTCAGAGGAACCTTGGCGTTATCCGATTGTCGGTCGCTGGGTATAA
- a CDS encoding UvrB/UvrC motif-containing protein codes for MICEHCKQRNATVTVTQVQNGQKVEHHYCDVCASQFHPFHAEFKQEPVSIQQLLSNWFGSPTWQKVGEKQQAPPQQQTCPQCGFTYKRFLKEGKFGCTSCYDTFSEHLPKLFNRIQAGPQHIGKMPGARSNVFVIKKQIEDIRKRMKAAVDEEQFEEAAKLRDEAKNLEQQLQFEGGDVS; via the coding sequence ATGATTTGCGAACATTGCAAGCAGCGCAATGCGACAGTAACTGTGACACAAGTTCAAAATGGGCAGAAGGTGGAGCACCATTATTGCGATGTCTGTGCCTCGCAGTTCCATCCGTTCCATGCAGAGTTTAAACAAGAGCCTGTATCGATTCAACAATTGTTATCCAATTGGTTTGGCTCACCTACATGGCAAAAAGTTGGTGAAAAACAGCAAGCGCCACCTCAGCAACAAACATGTCCACAATGTGGATTTACGTATAAGCGATTTTTAAAAGAAGGTAAATTTGGATGTACCAGTTGCTATGACACATTTAGTGAGCATTTGCCAAAGCTATTTAATCGCATTCAAGCGGGGCCACAGCATATAGGAAAAATGCCTGGTGCTCGAAGCAATGTTTTTGTCATTAAAAAGCAAATTGAAGATATTCGAAAACGCATGAAGGCCGCTGTTGACGAGGAGCAGTTTGAAGAAGCAGCGAAGCTTCGCGACGAAGCAAAAAATCTCGAACAGCAGCTACAATTCGAAGGTGGTGATGTGTCATGA